A window of the Eleutherodactylus coqui strain aEleCoq1 chromosome 8, aEleCoq1.hap1, whole genome shotgun sequence genome harbors these coding sequences:
- the BZW1 gene encoding eIF5-mimic protein 2, translating into MNNQKQQKPTLSGQRFKTRKRDEKERFDPTQFQDCIIQGLDETGNDLEAVAKFLDASGAKLDYRRYAETLFDILVAGGMLAPGGTLADDVIRTNVCVFSAQEDLETMQAFAQVFNKLIRRYKYLEKGFEDEVKKLLLFLKGFSESERNKLAMLTGILLANGNLSASILNSLYNENLVKEGVSAAFAVKLFKSWINEKDINAVAASLRKVNMDNRLMELFPANKQSLEHFTKYFTDAGLKELSEYVRNQQTIGARKELHKELQEMMSRGEPLKEISMYVKEEMKKNNISEQTVIGILWSSVMSCVEWNKKEELVTEQAIKHLKQYSPLLAAFTTQGQSELTLLLKIQEYCYDNIHFMKSFQKIVVLFYKAEVLSEEPILKWYKDAHVAKGKSVFLEQMKKFVEWLKNAEEESESETEEGD; encoded by the exons ATGAATAATCAAAAGCAACAAAAGCCAACGCTATCTGGCCAGCGTTTTAAGACCCGAAAAAGAG ATGAAAAGGAGAGGTTTGACCCTACTCAATTTCAAGACTGCATTATTCAAGGCTTAGACGAAACTGGCAACGATTTGGAAGCAGTAGCAAAGTTTCTTGATGCTTCAGGAGCAAAACTTGACTACCGTCGCTATGCAGAAACACTCTTTGACATCCTGGTGGCTGGTGGGATGCTGG CACCGGGTGGTACTTTGGCCGATGACGTGATCCGTACCAACGTCTGTGTGTTTTCTGCACAGGAAGATCTAGAGACCATGCAAGCATTTGCTCAG GTTTTTAACAAGCTCATCAGACGTTATAAATACCTGGAAAAAGGCTTTGAAGACGAGGTCAAGAAG CTGTTGCTGTTTCTGAAAGGTTTTTCAGAGTCTGAGAGGAATAAGCTGGCCATGCTCACCGGTATACTTCTGGCCAACGGGAATCTTTCtgcatcaattctcaacagcctCTACAATGAGAATTTGGTTAAAGAAG GAGTTTCAGCAGCATTTGCAGTAAAATTATTTAAATCGTGGATCAATGAAAAGGACATCAACGCAGTAGCTGCTAGTCTTCGCAAGGTTAACATGGACAACAGGCTTATG GAACTTTTCCCTGCAAACAAGCAGAGTTTGGAACACTTCACAAAATATTTCACCGATGCAGGATTGAAAGAGCTTTCGGAATATGTCAGGAATCAACAAACAATTGGTGCTCGTAAGGAGCTTCATAAAGAACTACAAGAGATGATGTCACGAGGAGAGCCTCTTAAAGAG ATTAGTATGTatgtaaaagaagaaatgaagaaaaataacATCTCGGAGCAAACCGTAATTGGCATCCTGTGGTCAAGTGTGATGAGCTGTGTGGAATGGAATAAAAAGGAGGAGCTGGTTACAGAGCAAGCCATCAAACACTTGAAG CAATACAGCCCTCTCCTTGCTGCCTTTACTACACAAGGTCAGTCTGAACTGACTTTGCTGCTGAAAATTCAGGAGTATTGTTATGACAACATTCACTTCATGAAATCCTTCCAGAAAATTGTGGTGCTTTTTTATAAAG CTGAAGTTCTAAGTGAAGAGCCCATCTTAAAGTGGTACAAAGATGCACATGTTGCAAAAGGAAAGAGTGTCTTTCTGGAACAAATGAAAAAATTTGTCGAATGGCTTAAGAATGCCGAAGAAG aatCTGAATCTGAAACTGAAGAGGGTGACTAA